From the genome of Rathayibacter sp. VKM Ac-2804:
CCACGGCGACGGCCGTCCCGCCCGGCTGCAGCATCGCCACCGCCGACGCCAGCGTCTCCGGCCGACCCACCGCCTCCACCACCCAGGGCACTCCGCCGGGGACGAGGGCGAGCAGCTGCTCGACCGCGTCGCCGCCGCCCGAGGAGCCGGACGACCCGTCGATCACGTGCGTCGCGCCGAGCCGCCTCGCCAGCGCGAGCCGGTCCGCGTCCACGTCGACCGCGACGACGGTCGTCGCGCCGGCCGCCCGCGCGCCCATCACCGCGGAGAGGCCGACGCCGCCGGCGCCGATCACCACGACCGCGTCGCCGAGGCACGCGCCGATCACGTTCAGCACTGCGCCGACCCCGGTGATGACCGCGCAGCCGGCGATCGCCGCGATCTCGGCCGGCACGTCGTCGGGGACGCGGACCACGCTGCGCTCGGGCACGACCACCCGCTCCGCGAAGCAGGACACCCCGAGCAGGTGGTGCACGGTCTCGCCTCCGGCGCTGAGCCGGCTCGTGCCGTCGAGCAGGCCGCCGGACGCCGCCTGCACCGGTCCGTACTCGCACATGATCGGCCGGCCGGCGACGCACTGCCGGCAGCGCCCGCAGTTCGGCCGCCAGAGCAGCGCGACCCGGTCGCCGACGGCGAAGCCCTCGCGCAGGTCCGGCCCGAGGGCGACGACGCGGCCGGCGCCCTCGTGCCCGGGCACCACCGGCAGCGGGCAGCGCAGATCACCGTGCAGGTAGTGCAGATCGGAGTGGCAGACGCCCGCCGCGTCGATCTCGACGAGCAGCTCGCCCCGGCCGGGGTCGGCGAGGTCGACGTCCTCGACGGCCAGCGGCGCGCCGAACTCCCGCAGCACCGCCGCGCGCATCCGCGTGCTCATCGCGGTCCTCCTGTCGTGCCGGTCATCGTGGTCCCTTCGTCGTGCTCCCGGGAGCCCCGCCCCGCCCCGCTCAATGCGACTCCCGCAGCACGCCGGGTCCGGTGGCGCCGGTCAGGAAGTCCAGGTCCGCGCCGCGCTCGGCCTGCTCGACGTGGTCGATGTAGAGCCGCTCCCAGCCGCGGACCGGGGCCGCGTAGGCCGCCGTCGCCGCGGCGGACGGAGTGCGGGCCGCCAGATCCTCGTCGGACACCAGCAGCGTCAGCGTCCGCGCCGCGACGTCGAGCTCGATCAGGTCGCCGTCCTGCACCAGGCCGAGCGCGCCGCCGACCGCCGACTCCGGAGTGACGTGCAGCACGATCGTGCCGTAGGCCGTGCCGCTCATCCGCCCGTCGCAGATGCGGACCATGTCGCGCACGCCCGCGTCGAGCAGGCGCTTCGGCAGCGGCATGTTGGCGACCTCGGGCATCCCGGGGTAGCCGCGCGGACCGCAGCCGCGCAGCACCAGGACCGAGTCCGCGGTGACGTCGAGCTCGGGCGAGTCGATCCGGGCGTGCATGTCCTCGACCGAGTCGAAGACGACCGCCGGCCCGCGGTGGTGCAGCAGCGCCGCCGTCGCCGCGGCCGGCTTGATGATCGCGCCGGTCGGCGCGAGGTTGCCGCGGAGCACGGCGATGCCGGCCGCCGGCAGCAGCGGCGCCTCGACCGTGCGGATCACGTCGCGGTCCCAGACCTCGTGCCCCGGCAGCTCGTCGACGAAGGGCGTGCCGAGCACCGTCACCGCCGTCGGATCCAGCAGCGGCCGGACCTCGTTCATCACGGCGAGGAACCCGCCCGCGCGGAACAGGTCCTCCATCAGGTGCGCGCCGGCCGGCTGCAGATTCACCAGCAGCGGGACGTCGGCGCCGATGCGGTCGAAGTCGTCGAGGTCGAGCTCGACGCCGAGCCGGCCCGCGATCGCGAGCAGGTGCACCACGGCGTTGGTCGATCCGCCGATCGCGGCGAGCGCCACGATCGCGTTGTGGAACGCGGCCTTCGTCATCACGTCCGCCGGTGCGAGCTCCTCCTCCACCATCGCGACGACGCGGTTGCCCGTCGCGTGCGCGAACTGCAGCAGCCGGCTGTCCGAGGCGGGGACGCCCGCGACGCCGGGCAGGGTCATGCCGAGCGCCTCCGCGACGCAGGCCATCGAGGACGCCGTGCCCATGGTGTTGCAGTGCCCGCGGCTGCGGATCATCGAGGACTCGGACTGGACGAAGTAGTCGCTGTCGAGCGCGCCCGCCCGCACCTCCTCGCTCAGGCGCCAGACGTCGGTGCCGCAGCCGAGCGTGCTGCCGCGGAAGGTCCCGTTGAGCATCGGCCCGCCGGGGACGACGATCGCCGGGATCCCCACGCTGGCGGCGGCCATCAGCAGCGCCGGGATGGTCTTGTCGCAGCCGCCGAGCAGCACCAGGCCGTCGATCGGATTGGCGCGGAACAGCTCCTCCGCGGCCATCGCGACCATGTTGCGCCAGAGCATCGCGGTGGTCCGGACGGTCGTCTCGCCGAGCGAGATGACAGGCAGGTTGTAGGGGATCCCGCCCGCCTCGTACACGCCGTTCTTGACGCTCTGGGCGACCTCGTCGAGGTGCGAGTTGCACGGCGAGAGGTCGGAGGCGGTGTTCGCGATCGCGATCTGCGGCCGGCCGTCGAAGGCGTGGTCGGGCGTGCCGCGGCGCATCCACGCCCGGTGCAGGTAGGTGTTGCGGTCGTCGCCGCCGTACCACTGGGCGCTGCGGACGGCGCGGCCGGTCCGGATCACCGGGCCCATGCCGGTCGGCCGCCCCGGGTTCTCGTCGTTCATCGGGGGACCGATCTGCCGTCGCGGCGGTGAGGGAGGCGGGCGAGGCCCGCATCGGTGAGGTCGGCCGGGAGCGCGGCGGCCGGAGCCCCCTGGTAGGCGATCGGCCGGAGGAAGCGCCGGATCGCGGTCGCTCCGACCGAGGTGTGCTGCGAGGTCGTGGCGGGCCACGGTCCGCCGTGGTGCTGCCCCCAGGTGACGCTGACGCCGGTCGGCCAGCCGTCGAAGACGACGCGGCCGGAGCGCTCGGCGAGGACGGCGACGAGCGCGCCGATGTCCTCGCCCGGCGCGCTGTGCACGGTGGCTGTCAGCGATCCGTCCAGGTGGGTGAGCGCGGCGAGCACCTCCTCCGGCGAGCGGTACTCGATCAGCAGCGTCAGCGGGCCGAAGCACTCCTCGAGCAGGACGTCGCTGTGCCGGACGACGTCGTCGATGGTCGTCACGAGGACGACCGGTGCGGTGCCGTCGACCTGCGCGCCGCGGGCGAGGACACGGACCCCGTCCGCCGACGCCAGCCGGCCGGCGGACGCGGAGAAGGACTCCGCGATCCTCTCCGTGAGCAGGACCGTCCCCGGCAGGCTCTCGACCCGCTCCGCCACCGCCTGGCGGAACGCGGGTCTCGAGACGCGCTGCGCGCTACTCGACCAGCATGGAGGCGTGCCGCCGCCCGCCCCTGCTGATCGAGCGGCCCGCTCCGCGGGCGTATCGAGATCCGCCGCCGCCGGCACGAAGACCACGCCGGGCTTGGTGCAGAACTGCCCGCCGCCGAGGGTGAAGGAGGCGACCAGCTCGGCCGCGAGCTCCGCCGCGCGCTCCTCGGCCGCCCCGGGCGTGATCACCACGGGGTTCACGCTGCCGAGCTCGCCGAAGAACGGGATCGGCTCCGCGCGCTCGGACATCGCGTCCATCAGCGCGGTGGCCCCCGGCAGCGAGCCGGTGAACGCCACGGCGCGCACCTCGGGCGCCCTGACGAGCACGAGCCCCGCCGCGCGCCCCTCCACGAGGTCGAAGACGCCGCGCGGGGCGCCGGCCTCCTCGAGCGCCCGGTCGACCACGGCGGCGGTGCGCCGCGACAGCTCCGGATGCCCGGGGTGGGCCTTCACGAGCACCGGACAGCCCGCCGCCAGCGCCGACGCGGTGTCGCCGCCGGCGACCGAGAAGGCGAACGGGAAGTTCGAGGCCGAGAAGACCGCGACCGGCCCGATCGGGCGGAGGAAGCGGCGGATCTCCTGCGAGCCGTCGCCGCCGATCGTGCCGGCGACGTCGATCGAGGCCTCGAGGTAGGAGCCCTCCTCGAGCACGTCCGCGAACAGCCGCAGCTGGCCCGTCGTGCGCGCCACCTCTCCCCGCAGCCGCTCGACGCCGAGGTGCGTCTCGGCCTCGGCCACCTCGACCAGGTCGTCGCGCGCCTCGTCGAGCCGCGCCGCGATCCGGGTGAGCCAGCCCGCCCGCTCCTGCCGGGAGGAGGCGAGCACCGCCGGAGCCGCGGCCGCGGCCGCCGCGACGCGCAGCTCGGTGAGCCGGGTTCCGGCCGCGGCCTGCACGCGCTCCTCCTCGGCCTCGATGCTCATCGCGGCACCACGACCGCGATCGGGCCGCCCTCGGCCGACACCTCGACCTCGACCGACGCACCGCCGGCGGTCACCCGGTAGCGCCCGGCGAAGCCCCGGAGCGGCACGCACCCCTCGGCTCCCGTCGTCGCGGTCGTCTCCGCGTGCCACCACTCGCGGCGGATCAGGTCCTGCAGCGCGTCGTAGCCGGGCTTCCGGCTGCCGTCCCGGCGGAGCAGCCCGGAGGGCGCCCCGAGCCAGGCGCCGTCGTCGGTCAGCCCCCAGTAGGTCAGCGACTCGACCGCCGGATGCGCGAGGACGCTCCGGTAATGCCGGACGAGCTCGTCCGCCTGCCGCGCCTCGCCCTCCTCGGTGCTCGGCCAGGAGTCGACCACGTAGTCGTTCAGGTCGTCGATCTCCGGCGGCATCAGGTCGCCGGAGAGGAGGGTCGTCTCCGTCATCTGCAGCGGCAGGCCGAAGCGGGAGAAGCGCTCGAGCACCTCCGCGATCCGGTCCTCACCGCGATAGCCCTGGTGCATGTGGGTCTGCAGGCCGATGGCGTCGATCGCGATCCCCGCCTCGAGGCACTCCTCGATCACGTGCTCGTACTCGCTCGACAGATCGAAGTCGTTGAGGACGAACCGCCCGCCCGAGCCGACCGAGCGGGCCTCCTCGAACGCCAGCCGGATCATGCCGACCCGGCCGAGGCGCTGCGCCAGCCGGGTGATCGCGTTCGGCTCCGCCGTGAAGCGCGGCAGGATGACCGTCTCGTTGATCGCGTCCCACACGTCGACGACACCGGCGAAGTCGGCGACCTCGCGGCGGACCCGCGCGCGCAGCACCTCCTCCACCTCGGCGTCCTCGAGCGGCAGCAGCCACTCGGGCGCGAGCGTGTGCCAGACCAGGGGGTGGCCCTTCACCCGGACGCCGCGCTCGGCGAACCACTCGGCCGTCCGGCGCAGCCGCTGCGTCTCGGGACGGCCTCGCTCGGGCTCGAAGGCCCGCCAGTAGAAGGGCAGGGTCACCGTGTCGAAGACGCCGAGCCAGGCGTCCGCGAGCTGCTGCGGATCCGAGTCGACCTTGCCGCCGAAGAACTCCGAGGCGTCGCCGCCCGTCGAGAGCGGCGGACCGCCCAGCCAGTCGAGGAAGTCGAAGCCGATGCTGCCGAAGCCGAAGGCGTGCCGCAGCTGCTCGGTGGTCACGTCCACGTCGGCGACCGGCCGGCCCTGCTCGTCGACGACCCGGACGTCGGTCGTGAGGGTGCGCGCGCCGAGGTCAGCCACGCTCGCCCCGCGCACCGGGGTACCAGTCGTCCAGCGTGTTCTCGGTGATCGCGATGAACACGTCGTCCGGGCGGACGCCCTCGGCCTCCAGCCGGCGGGCGACCGCCTCGAACATCGCGGCCTTGGTCTCCTTGTCGTACATGCGGACCATGAGGACGCGCACGTAGACCACGTCCCTCCGGTCGCCGCCGAGATAGTGCGGGTCGGCGACGAGGTGGCTCGCGGGCAGGGGGTGGATGACCTGGAAGCGGTCCTCCGCATCCATGCCCAGGCCCTCGACGAGGCCCGCGTTGACGGCCTCCGCGTAGGCGAACCGGGTCTCCTCGGGGACGGTGTCGGCGATCTCTATGGTGACGAGAGGCATCAGGCCCACGCTTCCTTGCTCACGCGCACATCGGCGCTGGTTCGTACGGACTCCTCGATCGCGAGACCGAGGAGATGGTCCTGGCAGGCCTCGGCCAGCGGGTAGGGCTCGGGGCCGGCGTCGCGGGCCCACCGCCCGGTCGCCTCGAGGAGGTCGGCGACCGCGAGGTCGTCCTCGGACAGCCGGGTCCCGACCCACTCGTTGCGCCAGACGATCCGGCCCTCGAAGGAGGCGGTGACCACCTCGTTGCCCTCGAGGTTCATGTCGATGCCGGTGCGCCGGTAGGAGATCGGCGACACGATCACGCCCTCGTCCGTGAGGTGGGTGACCGTGTCGTCGGCGATCTCGCCGAGCGAGCCGCGGATCACGATCCGCCGGCTGAGCAGCGGGTTCCACCACTGGTTGTCGACGAAGTCGTAGAGGCCCATCCTGCCGTCGCCGAAGTCGAGCGTGCCGATCGTCGTCGTCCGCGGCTCGGGCGATGGATCCTCGCGCCAGCCGTCGAAGGTCAGCGGGTCGGCCTGGGGCGCGGTGAAGGCGCGGGCGCTCACGACGGCCTCGGCCATGCCCGCGCCGAGGAAGCCGCGGATCAGGCTGGTCGCGTGGTACAGGTGCGTGGAGGCGATGTGCACGGCAGTGGCCTCGCCGATCGCGCCGCTCCGGACGACCGCCTGGCGTGCCGCGTGCCCGGGCATCAGCATGTACTGCTCCGCCACCTGCACCCGGGCCGAGGCGCCGAGGGCGCTCCACAGCTCGCGCAGCCCGTCGGCCGTCGGCGCGGGCGGGGTCTCGGCGAGCACGGGGACGCCGAGCTCGGCGAGCCGGGTCGTCACGCCCGGCATCGACGGCCAGGAGACGGCGGCGATCACGAAGTCGGGCCGGTGGGCGAGGGCCTCCTCCAGCGTCCGGACGACGGGCGCGTCCCAGCGCGCCCTCATCCGGTCCTCGGCGGCGGCGGAGTTCGCCACGATCGCCACCGCGCGCAGCCGCTCGGGGGCCGTGCGGGCCAGGCGGAGGTAGAACTCGGAGCGCCAGCCGGTCCCCACCACCGCGAACGTCGTCGGCTCAGTCATGTCGGACCTTCTCTCTGTGTGTACGGGTCGTGCCTCGGTCGTGCCGTCGTGCTGCTGGGGGGCCGCGTCGTCGTCGCTCACGCCTGCGTCATCCCGCCGTCGACGACCAGCTCGGCGCCGGCGATGAAGCTCGACTCCGCGGTCGCGAGGAAGAGGACCGCCGAGGCGACCTCCTCGGGCCGGCCGATGCGGCCGACCGGGATCTGCGCGGCGACCGCCTGCTCGATCGCGGCCGAGCCTCCGGTGAACCTGTCGAAGCCGGCGGTGGCGATCGGGCCGGGGCTCACCGCGTTGGCGCGGATCCGCCGATCGGCGAGCTCGGCCGTCAGGGTCCGCGCCAGCGAGCGCACGGCCGCCTTGGTCGCGTTGTAGACGGAGTGCCCCGGCCCGCCGTTGTGCCCGGCGATCGAGGAGACGAGGACGATGCGCCCGCCGTCCGCCATCGCCGGGACGATGCTCCGGGCGGTCAGGAAAGTGCCGCGGAAGTTGAGGTCGCTCACGTGGTCGAACATCTCGGGCGTGGTGTCGACGATCGGCGTCGCCTCGACGTCGCGCCCGGCGTTGAGGACCAGGACGTCGACGGCGCGGCCATCCTCGCCGACGGCCCGCGTCAGCTCCGCGAGGTGCTCGAGCGTCGAGCCGTCGCCGACCAAGGTGCGCACGGCGCCGCCGCCCTCCGCGCGCAGGGCCGCCGCGCGCTCCTCGCTCGTGCCGGTCGCGATCACGTCGGCCCCCTCCGCGGCCAGGCGGAGCACGATCGCCCGCCCGATCCCGGCGGTCCCGGCGGTGACGACGGCGAGCGCCCCGTCCAGCCGGGCGCTCACTTGAGCGCTCCGGCGGCCAGGCCGCGCTCGAAGGAGCGCTGCAGCAGGAGGTACGCGACGATCACCGGGACCGCCGTGATCACCGAGGCGGCCAGGACCCCCGTCTGGTCGTTGGTGTACTGGCTGGTGAAGAACGAGGGCAGCAGGGTCACCACCTGCTTGTCCGGGTCGTTCAGCATCAGCAGCGGCAGCAGGAACGCGTTCCAGCTGTTGATCAGCGTGAGCACCACGATCGCGCCGGCGATCGGCCGGGTCAGCGGCAGGACGATGTACCAGAAGACCTTGACGATGCTCGCGCCGTCGACGCGGCCGGCGTCCATCAGCTCGGTCGGGATGCCGGCGAAGAAGCTCCGGGCCAGCAGGACCGTGAACGGCACCTGCAGCGCGGCCAGCGGCAGGATCACCGCGATCAGCTGGTTGTAGACGTCGAGGGTCGAGGCGGTGACGAACAGCGGCGTGAGCAGCACCGCCTCCGGCATGGTGAGCGCCGCGATCAGCAGCCAGAACCACACCTCCTTGCCGCGGATCCGCAGCTTGGCGAAGCCGAACGCCGCCAGCATCGTGCAGACGTAGACGATCGCGACGGTCGAGACCGCGACGATGATCGTGTTCCGGAAGTAGGTGGGCACGACGCCGGTCGCGAAGACCTTGCCGTAGTTGCCCCAGCCGGCGCCGGCCAGCGAGCCCTGCACCATCGCGACGAGCGCGAACAGGTAGGGGATGACGATGACGGTCGCGAGCAGCTGCACGCCGAGGCGCGAGCGGAGCGATCGGAGTTCGAACACGGCGGCCTCAGCTCTCGTCGGCGCGGCGCCGCAGGTTGGTCAGGACGCCGCCGCCGACCGCGAGGACGAGGAGGGCGATCGAGATCGCGGCCGCGTAGCCGAAGTGCTTCTCCGCGACCATGGTCTGGTAGATGTACGTGCCGAGGAACTCGGTCGCGTGGTTCGGTCCGCCCTTGGTCACCAGGTACGGCACGTCGAAGGTCTTCAGCGCCCCGATGATGCCCAGCGTGGCGAGGGCGATCGTCGTGCCCCGGCAGATCGGCCAGACGATCGAGACGAGCGAGCGGAGGTTGCTCGCCCCGTCGATCCGGGCGGCCTCGAGGATCTCCGGCTCGATCTGCGCCATCGCGGCGTAGAAGAGGATGAAGGTGAGCCCGGTCCACTGCCAGACGGTGACGGCCATCACGACCGGCATCGCCGTGGCCGGGTCGGCCAGCCACGGGTGGGCGAGACCACCCAGACCGACACCGCGCAGCACCTGGTTGAACTGGCCGTCGACGTCGAAGATCGAGCGGAAGACGGGCGCCATCGACGCCGGGGCGAGGACGGTCGGCACGAAGATCAGCACCTTGTAGAGCGGCGCGAGCCGGATCCGCGAGTGCATGATCGCCGCGAAGGTGAAGCCGATCGCCGTCTGCACGGCGAAGGTGACGACGAAGAAGATCGCCGTGTGCCCGATCGCGCCCCAGAAGACGCGGTCCTGCACCATCTGCACGTAGTTGTCCGCGCCCACCGACTCCGAGGGGCTCAGGATGAACCCGTTCCAGTCGAGCGTCGAGACGTAGCCCGTGTAGCCGATGGCGAAGTAGATCATCCCCAGCACGAGGACGATCGCCGGGAGGATCCAGATCATCCCGGGGCCGAGCAGCATCCGCTTCCGCGGACGCCCCCCGGAGGGCTCGACGCCTCGAGCGGCGCGGTCGGGTGCTCCCGCTCCGGATCTCGCGATGGCCGTGGTCATGTCGGCTCCCTTGCCTGATGCCCGTCGCGGGCGGTCGGTCGGACCGCCCGCGACAGGGGTCGGTCCTACTTCTGGTCGTCGACGACGGACTGCAGACCCTGGAGGGCCTGGTCGATGTCCGTGTCCCCGGAGGCGACGCCGATCAGCGCGTCGCGGAAGGCGGTGTTGAGGTCGGCGCTGACCGTCGCGAAGCGCGGGTCGGTCGCCTTGCTCGCCGTCGCCGTGTAGTCCTTGAGGGCGTCCAGCTGCGCGTCCGGCGCGACGAGGTCGATGCTGTCCCAGTCGGGCTGCACCCCCGCCAGCGACGGGATGTCGTTGAGCGTGTTCGCGACGGCGGTCTGCCCGGCCTCGGAGGTGGTCAACCAGACGGCGAACGTCGTGGCCGCGGCCTGCGCGTCGGACTTGGTGCTCACCGCGAGCCCGTAGTCCGCGTCGCCGAACATCTCGCCGACGTTCCCGGTGCCCGCGACGTCCGGGAACTGGATCGGCACCATGGTGAAGGGCTCCGGGTTCGAGACTCCGGCCGCCTCCATCGCGGTGACCATCGCGTCGCGGACGGTGTACTGGGTGTACCAGCTGCCCATCATCACCATCGCGTACTTCTCGGACATGAAGGCGTTGTTCGCGTCCGGGTACTGCTGCAGGCCGATCGCGCCCTCCTGCATGATCCCGTCGTCGAAGAGGTCCTTCCAGATCTGCATGCCCTGCTCGAAGGCGGGATCCGTGTAGTCCATCTCGCCGGCGGCGGCCTTCGCGTAGGCGCCGGGCTCGATGTTCTGCATGATCGCCTCGAAGGTGTCCATGTCGAACGCCCACTGGCCGGCGCCCTGCACGAAGCAGCCCTTGCCGGCGGCCTCGAGGGTCCGGCAGACCTGGACCCACTCGTCGTAGGTGGTGGGCGCGGTCACGCCGACCTCGTCGAGCATGTCCTGGTTGACCCAGATGCTGCCGGAGTAGACGGCGCCGGCGGAGAGGCCGACGACCTTGTCGTCGACGGCGAGGCCCTCGACACCCGAGGCGGCCAGCTTGTCCTGCCAGTCCGCGCCCAGCTCCTCCTCGACGGCGGGGCCGAGGTCGATGGCGCCGGCCTGGAAGGTCTCGACGCCGCCGTTGGCCGAGCCCGGCGCGACGTTGAACACGTCCGGGCCGTCGGCCGAGGTGATGGCCGGCCCGAGGACCGAGTCGTAGCTGTCGATCGGCTTCGAGACGAACTCGACCTCGATGTCCGGGTACTCCTCGTTGAACGAGGCGATCAGCTTGTCGGCCAGCGGCTTGTCGGGGGTCCAGCCCCACCAGGTGATCGAGCCCTCGGTGGCGGAGCCGGGATCGCTCGATGCTCCTCCCCCGCCGCCGCTGCAGGCGGTGAGCGAGACCGCCAGGACCCCGGCCGCGACGAGCGCGGCCCTCCTCGGCCAACCGAACGTCTTCTTCGACATCGCGCTACTCCTTCGCCCCGCGTCGTCGCGGAGTGTCTGTGGATCGAGGGTGCGACGCCGCCTCCTCGGGCGACTCGCAAAACTTGCTTGCAACTTACTGCGCAAGTTGCGCACGAGTTGCAGTGTAAAGTGACGGAGTCGGGAAGGTCAAGACCGGAAGAGCTCAGCAGGAAAGGGGTGCCGCATGACGGAATCGGGCGCAACTCTCGCGCAAATCGCCGAAGCGGCCGGAGTCTCCATCCCCACGGTGTCCCGAGTCCTCAACGGCAAGCCCGGCATCTCGGCCCCCAAGCGGCACGAGATCGAGCGCCTGATCGAGGACCACGGCTATGCGCGACGCAAGGCCAAGCGATCCGCGACGCTGATCGACTTCGTCGTCTCGAGCCTCGAGACGCAGTGGGCGACGGAGCTGCTGCGCGGCGCCCAGGCGGAGGCCTCGCGCGCGGGCGTCGACCTGGTGCTGAACGTCACCCACGACGGCGGGACCGGCGTGCCCGATTGGATCGACCGCATCGCCTCCCGCGGCTCGGACGGCATCGTCCTCGTGGTGTCCGACCTCACGGCCGAGGCGCGCGCGCGGCTCGCGACGCTCAAGGTCCCGGTCGTCGCCATCGACCCGCAGGGCAGCGACACGGAGTCGTTCGCGACCGTGTCCGCGACCGACTGGGTCGGCGGGCGGGAGGCGACCGAGCACCTGCTCGCGCTCGGCCACCGGCGGATCGGCTTCGTCACCGGCCCGATGGAGCTCGAGTGCCACCAGGACCGCCTCGACGGCTACACCAGCGCCCTCGGCCGCGCCGGCGTCGAGCCGCTGAAGGAGCTCGTCAGGAACGGCGACTCGCTGATCAGCGGCGGCGTGCGCTTCGGCGGCGAGCTGCTCGACCTGCCCGAGCGCCCCACGGCGATCATCAGCGGCTCCGACGAGCAGGCCTACGGCGTCTACCTCGCGGCCCGCGACCGCGGCCTCCGCGTCCCCGAGGACCTCTCCGTCGTCGGCTTCGACGACGTCGACCTCTGCCGCTGGGTCAGCCCGCAGCTCACCACCGTCCGCCAGCCCCTCGCCAGCATGGCGTCCGAGGCGACCCGCCTCCTGCTCAAGCTCGCGGCCGGCGACCCCGTCGACACCCCCACCGTCCGCCTCGCCTCCACCCTCATCGTCCGCGAGTCCACGTCCGCCCCGGCCGCCTGACGCCCGCCCCGCGCCTACCGCGGAGCGCCCACTGGGCGCGCCCCCTCTTCTGTCGAGGAGCGCCCACCGGGCGCGCCCCTTTTTCATGCTGATCGAGTAGCCCGCTCGCGGGCGTATCGAGATCCACCCCCTGCAGACCCCGGGTCTCGATACGCCGCTCCGCGCCTACTCGACCAGCATGAACGCGCCGCACCCGCACTACTGCCGACCGAGGAGCGCCCACTGGGCGCGCCCCCTTCTCCTGCTGATCGAGCAGCCCGCTCCGCGGGTCCTCCATGCTGATCGAGCAGCCCGCCCGCGGGCGAACCATGCGGATCGAGTAGCCCGCTCCGCGGGCGTATCGAGATCCACCCCCTGCAGACCCCGGGTCTCGATACGCCGCTCCGCGGCTACTCGACCAGCATGCACACCTGCCCCGCCCTGGGCACCGGCTGCTGCGGCTCATCCCGCCCAGGGCACGACCACGTCGATGATCCAGGTGACCCCGAAGCGGTCGGTCAGCTTGCCGTAGAGCGGCGAGAACACGGACGGCCCGAACGGGACGTGGACGACCGCGCCCTCCGACTCCGCGAGGGCGGTGCCGAGGCGCTCGATCTCCGCGCTCTCGGTGCCCCGCAGCGAGACGTAGAAGGCGTTCTCGCCGGCCGCGTACGGGAGCGAGTCCTGCACGTCGTACGCCATGACGTGGAACCCGTTCGGCGCCGTCACCTGCCCCCAGGCGATCTGCTCGGACTGAGCGGCGCTCTGCCCCGCCTCGACGTCCCCGTAGGGAGCGAGGACGAGGTCGCCCCCGAAGACCGAGTGGTAGAACTCGAGCGCCTCCCTCGCGCTGCCGCGGAAGTTGAGGTGCAGGGTGCTGGTGATGCTCACGACGGGTCTCCTCCAGAGATGCGAATCGCCCCGAACCGCTCGGAGCACCTGCAGTCCACCGCCCGTACCGGTCGGGGAGCGTCCGGATCCGCCGACGCGACCCCCGATCCCTCAACAGCGACCCATCGCGCGCCGGCGACGCCCGTTAGGGAAGTTAGAGCGTTTTAGGAGATCTGGATAAAACGCTCTAACACTCGAAACAGCGCGCTTCTCCGGCGGAGCGGCATCGACGCCGGCCGTCAACGCTGCTGTTCGACCGAGCTCTCTCCCGGCGCGGGCTCGAGGTCGTCCGACGACGGTTCCGGAAGGGCGCCGGCCGCCGGCGGCTCCGCGCGCAGGTACTGCGCCGAGATCGTGCGGTACGAGCGGGTGAGCATCGCGGCGCCGGCCGCGACCACCATGATCACCCCGCCGATCAGGAAGACGAGCGCGATCCCGCGGCCGACCCCGTCGCCCAGCAGCCAGCCGTACGCCGCCCGCCCGTCCGCCGACTCCATGTACGGGATCAGCGCGAACTCCGCGATCGGCGCGATCAGGAACGCGGTGATCGGCGCCGCCGCCGACTCCAGCGCCGCCGCGA
Proteins encoded in this window:
- a CDS encoding aldehyde dehydrogenase (NADP(+)); this encodes MSIEAEEERVQAAAGTRLTELRVAAAAAAAPAVLASSRQERAGWLTRIAARLDEARDDLVEVAEAETHLGVERLRGEVARTTGQLRLFADVLEEGSYLEASIDVAGTIGGDGSQEIRRFLRPIGPVAVFSASNFPFAFSVAGGDTASALAAGCPVLVKAHPGHPELSRRTAAVVDRALEEAGAPRGVFDLVEGRAAGLVLVRAPEVRAVAFTGSLPGATALMDAMSERAEPIPFFGELGSVNPVVITPGAAEERAAELAAELVASFTLGGGQFCTKPGVVFVPAAADLDTPAERAARSAGAGGGTPPCWSSSAQRVSRPAFRQAVAERVESLPGTVLLTERIAESFSASAGRLASADGVRVLARGAQVDGTAPVVLVTTIDDVVRHSDVLLEECFGPLTLLIEYRSPEEVLAALTHLDGSLTATVHSAPGEDIGALVAVLAERSGRVVFDGWPTGVSVTWGQHHGGPWPATTSQHTSVGATAIRRFLRPIAYQGAPAAALPADLTDAGLARLPHRRDGRSVPR
- a CDS encoding tautomerase family protein translates to MPLVTIEIADTVPEETRFAYAEAVNAGLVEGLGMDAEDRFQVIHPLPASHLVADPHYLGGDRRDVVYVRVLMVRMYDKETKAAMFEAVARRLEAEGVRPDDVFIAITENTLDDWYPGARGERG
- a CDS encoding dihydroxy-acid dehydratase → MNDENPGRPTGMGPVIRTGRAVRSAQWYGGDDRNTYLHRAWMRRGTPDHAFDGRPQIAIANTASDLSPCNSHLDEVAQSVKNGVYEAGGIPYNLPVISLGETTVRTTAMLWRNMVAMAAEELFRANPIDGLVLLGGCDKTIPALLMAAASVGIPAIVVPGGPMLNGTFRGSTLGCGTDVWRLSEEVRAGALDSDYFVQSESSMIRSRGHCNTMGTASSMACVAEALGMTLPGVAGVPASDSRLLQFAHATGNRVVAMVEEELAPADVMTKAAFHNAIVALAAIGGSTNAVVHLLAIAGRLGVELDLDDFDRIGADVPLLVNLQPAGAHLMEDLFRAGGFLAVMNEVRPLLDPTAVTVLGTPFVDELPGHEVWDRDVIRTVEAPLLPAAGIAVLRGNLAPTGAIIKPAAATAALLHHRGPAVVFDSVEDMHARIDSPELDVTADSVLVLRGCGPRGYPGMPEVANMPLPKRLLDAGVRDMVRICDGRMSGTAYGTIVLHVTPESAVGGALGLVQDGDLIELDVAARTLTLLVSDEDLAARTPSAAATAAYAAPVRGWERLYIDHVEQAERGADLDFLTGATGPGVLRESH
- a CDS encoding endo-1,4-beta-xylanase produces the protein MADLGARTLTTDVRVVDEQGRPVADVDVTTEQLRHAFGFGSIGFDFLDWLGGPPLSTGGDASEFFGGKVDSDPQQLADAWLGVFDTVTLPFYWRAFEPERGRPETQRLRRTAEWFAERGVRVKGHPLVWHTLAPEWLLPLEDAEVEEVLRARVRREVADFAGVVDVWDAINETVILPRFTAEPNAITRLAQRLGRVGMIRLAFEEARSVGSGGRFVLNDFDLSSEYEHVIEECLEAGIAIDAIGLQTHMHQGYRGEDRIAEVLERFSRFGLPLQMTETTLLSGDLMPPEIDDLNDYVVDSWPSTEEGEARQADELVRHYRSVLAHPAVESLTYWGLTDDGAWLGAPSGLLRRDGSRKPGYDALQDLIRREWWHAETTATTGAEGCVPLRGFAGRYRVTAGGASVEVEVSAEGGPIAVVVPR
- a CDS encoding zinc-binding dehydrogenase; its protein translation is MSTRMRAAVLREFGAPLAVEDVDLADPGRGELLVEIDAAGVCHSDLHYLHGDLRCPLPVVPGHEGAGRVVALGPDLREGFAVGDRVALLWRPNCGRCRQCVAGRPIMCEYGPVQAASGGLLDGTSRLSAGGETVHHLLGVSCFAERVVVPERSVVRVPDDVPAEIAAIAGCAVITGVGAVLNVIGACLGDAVVVIGAGGVGLSAVMGARAAGATTVVAVDVDADRLALARRLGATHVIDGSSGSSGGGDAVEQLLALVPGGVPWVVEAVGRPETLASAVAMLQPGGTAVAVGLGRVGQRFDIPVNDLVQKQKRVVGSLYGSSIPQLDLPRIFELYRSGALPLDELVGERFALDEIGAAFAALEHGSVGRSIVVPAREGAR